The Caulifigura coniformis genome includes a region encoding these proteins:
- a CDS encoding ArsR family transcriptional regulator yields MTTPRQKLFTVRSDAEWRAVNSPVRVEMLVFMLMAGPCAIRELSSWLQRPADGLYHHLRQLLKAGLVTDVGSRKVGTQTETLYQTVAEEITIDRDLSRARTRERSLRLFHTMLKHAWRTVEAAFHSGTAVLEGPKQNFRFNWRISWLDDRQLAEIRRHEEVIDRILQEGMQKRQGQLIAHLTYLSPVVRTRGARSLHDEERDT; encoded by the coding sequence ATGACGACTCCACGGCAAAAGCTGTTTACCGTGAGAAGCGACGCCGAATGGCGCGCGGTCAATTCGCCAGTGCGCGTCGAGATGCTGGTGTTCATGCTGATGGCCGGCCCCTGCGCCATTCGTGAACTTTCGTCGTGGCTGCAGCGGCCGGCCGATGGCCTGTATCACCACCTGCGACAGCTTCTAAAAGCAGGTCTCGTCACCGACGTCGGCAGTCGGAAGGTCGGTACGCAAACCGAAACGCTTTACCAGACCGTCGCGGAAGAGATCACGATCGATCGAGATCTCAGTCGAGCACGGACCCGTGAGCGCAGCCTGCGGCTGTTTCACACGATGCTGAAACACGCGTGGCGGACGGTCGAGGCCGCATTCCATTCAGGCACAGCGGTGCTGGAAGGTCCGAAGCAAAACTTCCGGTTCAACTGGCGAATTTCATGGCTCGATGACCGGCAGCTGGCGGAGATCAGGCGACACGAGGAAGTCATCGACCGAATCCTTCAGGAGGGCATGCAGAAGAGGCAAGGGCAGCTGATTGCGCATCTGACTTACCTGTCTCCCGTCGTTCGCACGCGCGGGGCACGATCACTCCATGATGAGGAACGCGACACATGA
- a CDS encoding GxxExxY protein, with the protein MNELTSIIIASAIEVHKCLGPGLLESTYEQCLFRELQLRGIPCEQQRELPLEYKGLSLVGAYRIDLVVAGTVIVEVKSVSELAKIHEAQVLTYLKLTGLPVGLLLNFNVPVMKDGIRRLKNGHVEQSST; encoded by the coding sequence TTGAACGAATTGACCTCGATCATCATCGCCAGTGCGATCGAAGTTCATAAGTGCCTCGGCCCGGGCTTGCTCGAATCCACATACGAGCAGTGCCTCTTCCGGGAGCTTCAATTGCGAGGAATTCCGTGCGAGCAGCAACGGGAATTGCCGCTCGAGTACAAAGGCCTGAGTCTCGTCGGAGCCTACCGGATCGATCTCGTTGTGGCCGGAACTGTGATCGTCGAGGTAAAGTCTGTCAGCGAGTTGGCAAAGATTCACGAAGCACAGGTGCTGACCTATCTGAAGCTGACGGGACTGCCGGTAGGCCTGCTGCTGAACTTCAACGTTCCCGTGATGAAGGACGGAATTCGACGGCTCAAGAATGGCCACGTCGAGCAGTCTTCAACCTAG
- a CDS encoding DegT/DnrJ/EryC1/StrS family aminotransferase — MEKNASRREFLAASTAAVAAGSAIAASAAEPGKLAIEGGEKAVGPAPKHARWGEAEREQLSKVVDQPSLMYWKGPQTTLFTERFKATYPFEHSHVCSSGTAALHIAVAAAGIGPGDEVITSSITDMGTVIGVVFQQGVPVFADLKPTTYNLDPEDVARKITPKTRAIIAVHLGGNPADMAALRTLADQHNLALIEDCCQAWGALDRGKPIGTAGHIACFSLQQSKHITTGDGGVVASSDPKFGPLLQRFGDKGMDRSGATGGLFHEFATNYRMSELQSAFAAAQITRLEKIASNRARAGNLLTTRLADLNGLTLHDVNAADRCTYWFYMLRMQPSAFRCDRAKFVKALAAEGVPAAAGYIPVPLYGNPVFQKHAFFAGRWPVKELGLTDMDYTRVRLPETEAILDTCIRIAINEAMPDDHIEAIARGVQKVARHFAV; from the coding sequence ATGGAAAAGAACGCCTCGCGTCGCGAGTTCCTGGCCGCTTCAACGGCCGCTGTCGCTGCAGGTTCCGCCATCGCGGCGTCCGCCGCTGAGCCCGGGAAGCTGGCGATCGAAGGGGGCGAGAAAGCGGTCGGCCCGGCGCCCAAGCACGCCCGTTGGGGCGAAGCGGAACGCGAGCAACTGTCGAAGGTCGTCGACCAGCCATCGCTGATGTATTGGAAGGGGCCGCAGACGACGCTCTTCACCGAGCGGTTCAAGGCAACCTATCCGTTCGAGCACTCCCACGTCTGTTCGTCAGGCACGGCCGCCCTGCATATCGCCGTCGCCGCGGCAGGCATCGGCCCCGGCGATGAAGTCATCACCTCCTCCATCACCGACATGGGGACGGTGATCGGCGTCGTCTTCCAGCAGGGCGTTCCGGTTTTTGCCGACCTGAAGCCGACGACATACAACCTCGATCCTGAAGACGTCGCCCGGAAAATCACGCCGAAAACCAGGGCGATCATCGCGGTCCATCTCGGCGGCAATCCGGCCGACATGGCGGCCCTGCGGACTCTCGCCGATCAACACAATCTTGCGCTCATCGAGGATTGCTGTCAGGCCTGGGGCGCGCTCGATCGCGGCAAGCCGATCGGAACCGCCGGACACATCGCCTGCTTTTCGCTCCAGCAGTCGAAGCACATCACGACGGGCGACGGTGGCGTCGTGGCGTCGAGCGACCCGAAGTTCGGGCCGCTCCTGCAGCGTTTCGGCGACAAGGGTATGGACCGCAGTGGCGCGACCGGAGGTCTGTTCCACGAGTTCGCCACGAACTACCGCATGTCCGAACTGCAGTCCGCCTTCGCGGCGGCCCAGATCACGCGGCTCGAGAAGATCGCCTCGAACCGCGCTCGCGCGGGAAACCTGCTGACAACCCGCCTCGCGGATCTCAATGGGCTCACGCTGCACGACGTGAACGCGGCCGATCGCTGCACCTACTGGTTCTACATGCTCCGCATGCAGCCCTCCGCCTTCCGCTGCGACCGCGCAAAGTTCGTGAAGGCGCTGGCCGCAGAGGGAGTGCCGGCCGCGGCGGGATACATCCCGGTCCCGCTCTACGGCAATCCGGTTTTCCAGAAGCACGCCTTCTTCGCAGGACGCTGGCCCGTGAAGGAACTCGGCCTGACCGACATGGACTACACCAGGGTTCGGCTTCCCGAGACCGAAGCGATCCTCGACACCTGCATTCGCATCGCGATCAACGAAGCCATGCCCGACGACCACATCGAGGCCATCGCCCGCGGCGTCCAGAAGGTCGCACGGCATTTCGCAGTCTGA
- a CDS encoding right-handed parallel beta-helix repeat-containing protein, whose translation MTSPAFSRRSFLVSSSAAVAAGLAAPGHSDDRPPVTNPRATSFDNRVEPNWDERLTITVGAKDAEIIGLSHKAVQAAVDYVAQLGGGTVHLLPGKYVFRGAVHLRSNVRILGSGDDAVVTKVPSRSSKLLADSDWYDQEITLAPGHGFEVGDSVCLRFKNAHSGGTEVLKRRLVARSGDRFKLDAALKQNIWEQGAPVAEALFPLLTGEEIERIAIEQLTLDGDRANNANLDGNHAGCVFLQDCRDIQFRRVNALNYNGDGLSWQICHDVVVEDCHSTGHAGLGLHPGSGSQRPLIRRNKLTDNQIGIFFCWGVKYGLAEDNVCERNGVGISIGHRDTDNIIRNNRVTDSRDNGLLFRPERGPSFCAHRNLVERNTLVNNGGDSAVALDVQGGTEQVTIRHNVIEETRGPANRMGIRLGELTRDITLADNTVTGFARDVVRMSGG comes from the coding sequence ATGACTTCGCCCGCTTTCTCTCGTCGGTCATTTCTGGTTTCCTCATCTGCTGCCGTCGCTGCCGGGCTGGCGGCCCCAGGCCATTCCGACGATCGCCCCCCGGTCACCAATCCCCGCGCCACGTCGTTCGACAATCGCGTCGAACCCAACTGGGACGAGCGATTGACGATCACCGTCGGCGCGAAGGACGCCGAGATCATCGGCCTCAGCCATAAGGCTGTGCAGGCAGCCGTCGATTACGTCGCCCAGCTCGGCGGCGGAACTGTCCACCTCCTGCCTGGGAAGTATGTCTTTCGCGGCGCCGTGCATCTCAGGTCGAATGTCCGCATTCTTGGCAGCGGCGACGACGCGGTCGTCACCAAGGTTCCATCCCGGTCGTCGAAACTGCTGGCCGACTCCGACTGGTACGACCAGGAAATCACCCTGGCTCCCGGGCATGGCTTTGAAGTCGGCGACAGCGTCTGCCTCCGGTTCAAGAACGCCCATAGTGGCGGGACTGAAGTCCTCAAGCGTCGGCTGGTCGCCCGCTCGGGAGACCGGTTCAAGCTCGATGCGGCCCTCAAGCAGAACATCTGGGAGCAGGGGGCGCCGGTCGCCGAGGCCCTCTTCCCGCTGCTGACAGGAGAGGAGATCGAACGCATCGCCATCGAGCAGCTCACTCTCGATGGAGACCGCGCGAACAACGCCAACCTCGACGGTAACCACGCCGGATGCGTCTTCCTGCAGGACTGCCGCGACATCCAGTTTCGTCGCGTCAACGCTCTCAACTACAACGGCGACGGGCTCAGCTGGCAGATCTGTCACGATGTCGTCGTCGAAGACTGCCACAGCACCGGTCACGCCGGTCTCGGCCTGCATCCCGGTTCAGGATCGCAGCGGCCGTTGATCCGCCGAAACAAGCTGACTGACAATCAGATCGGAATCTTCTTCTGCTGGGGCGTGAAGTACGGCCTGGCGGAAGACAACGTCTGCGAAAGGAACGGCGTCGGCATCTCGATCGGACATCGCGACACCGACAACATCATCCGCAACAACCGCGTGACCGACAGCAGGGACAACGGCCTCCTGTTCCGGCCCGAACGCGGCCCCTCCTTCTGCGCTCATCGCAATCTCGTCGAGCGGAACACGCTCGTGAACAACGGCGGCGATTCCGCGGTCGCGCTCGACGTCCAGGGAGGGACCGAACAGGTCACCATTCGCCACAACGTCATCGAGGAAACGCGCGGCCCCGCAAACCGTATGGGAATCCGCCTGGGCGAACTCACTCGCGACATCACCCTCGCGGACAACACCGTGACCGGCTTCGCGCGGGATGTCGTCCGCATGAGCGGCGGGTGA
- a CDS encoding DUF1559 domain-containing protein, with product MARQRRGFTLIELLVVIAIIAILIALLLPAVQQAREAARRTQCKNNMKQLGLALHNYHDTFNILPYTTAWWGPSGAMGDNRGWGWSSFLLPFIDQAPAYNLINFSDYVPTQPDVIKNAVPGATCPSDLVSGVRLYGATGQPYALTAASSSYVTSGGPFNVGDPGPAIGTPTAAQMDFRNAMKGMFSYEVVTVRFRDVTDGMSNTTALGEIRFLQKQTPALAGSNRDWNGVWYGSWFAGGPNPNGNNVLSLQRTGQRAVNVPEAATAGELRQGFHSNHEGGVHFVMGDGSVRFVSENIQHTSTPYTGTGVTFLSDPNSMGVYQRIMCRNCGLVRGEF from the coding sequence ATGGCACGTCAACGTCGGGGCTTTACGCTCATTGAACTGCTGGTGGTCATCGCGATCATCGCCATTCTGATTGCTCTGTTGCTGCCGGCCGTGCAGCAGGCGCGGGAGGCCGCAAGGCGAACCCAGTGCAAGAACAACATGAAGCAACTCGGGCTCGCTCTCCACAATTACCACGATACGTTCAACATCCTGCCTTACACGACCGCCTGGTGGGGCCCCAGTGGAGCAATGGGGGACAATCGCGGATGGGGCTGGAGTTCATTCCTGCTGCCATTCATCGACCAGGCCCCGGCCTACAACCTGATCAACTTCAGCGACTACGTCCCGACGCAGCCGGACGTCATCAAGAACGCCGTTCCGGGGGCAACTTGTCCTTCCGATCTTGTCTCGGGCGTTCGTTTGTACGGCGCCACAGGGCAGCCCTACGCCCTGACCGCTGCCTCGTCGTCGTACGTGACCAGCGGCGGACCGTTCAACGTCGGCGACCCGGGGCCCGCCATCGGCACGCCCACGGCCGCCCAGATGGACTTCCGGAACGCGATGAAGGGGATGTTTTCCTACGAGGTCGTGACGGTCCGCTTCCGCGACGTCACGGATGGAATGTCGAATACGACGGCCCTGGGAGAGATCAGGTTTCTCCAGAAGCAGACGCCCGCCCTTGCCGGAAGCAATCGTGACTGGAATGGCGTCTGGTATGGAAGCTGGTTCGCCGGCGGGCCCAACCCGAACGGCAACAATGTTCTCTCGCTGCAGCGCACCGGCCAGCGGGCGGTTAACGTCCCGGAAGCGGCGACGGCAGGCGAGTTGCGGCAGGGCTTCCACAGCAACCACGAAGGGGGCGTCCATTTCGTGATGGGTGATGGATCCGTCCGATTCGTCAGCGAGAATATTCAGCATACGTCGACCCCCTATACCGGAACCGGAGTGACCTTCCTTTCCGATCCGAATTCGATGGGGGTTTACCAGCGGATCATGTGCCGCAACTGCGGATTGGTGCGCGGCGAATTCTGA
- a CDS encoding amidohydrolase family protein, with amino-acid sequence MTGPIIDTNIYLSRWPTRRLQLDETAKLVEKLKSQGVVEAWAGSFDALLHKDLAGVNARLAEECAAHTAVRLVPFGAINPMLPDWQDDLRRCADEHKMPGIRLHPNYHGYTLADPVFAEVLKAATERKLVVSLAVTMEDERMMHPMFRAAAVDARPLAKIVRETPGVRLLLLNAVKTVKGESLADLAAAGDVSVEIAMQEGVNGVETLLKAAPLERVLFGSLSPLFYFEAAALKLQESPLATPQIRAIAETNARRLLSGS; translated from the coding sequence ATGACCGGCCCGATCATCGATACCAACATTTACCTCTCCCGCTGGCCGACGCGGCGATTGCAGCTGGATGAAACGGCAAAGCTGGTCGAAAAGCTGAAGTCGCAGGGAGTCGTTGAAGCATGGGCCGGCAGCTTCGATGCCCTCCTGCACAAGGACCTTGCCGGCGTCAATGCGCGCCTCGCGGAGGAGTGCGCCGCGCACACGGCCGTGCGACTGGTTCCGTTCGGCGCAATCAACCCCATGCTCCCCGATTGGCAAGACGACCTCCGTCGGTGCGCGGATGAGCACAAGATGCCCGGGATCCGGCTCCATCCGAACTATCACGGCTACACGCTGGCGGACCCGGTTTTCGCCGAGGTCCTGAAGGCGGCCACGGAGCGGAAGCTCGTCGTGTCGCTCGCGGTCACGATGGAAGACGAGCGGATGATGCACCCGATGTTCCGCGCGGCCGCGGTCGACGCGAGGCCACTCGCGAAGATCGTCCGCGAAACTCCGGGAGTCAGATTGCTGCTCCTGAACGCCGTGAAAACTGTGAAGGGCGAGTCCCTCGCTGACCTCGCGGCCGCAGGGGACGTCTCTGTCGAGATCGCGATGCAGGAAGGCGTGAACGGCGTCGAGACGTTGCTCAAGGCGGCCCCGCTGGAACGCGTTCTGTTCGGGTCGCTGTCGCCCCTCTTCTATTTCGAAGCCGCTGCCTTGAAGCTCCAGGAGTCTCCGCTGGCGACTCCCCAGATTCGTGCCATCGCGGAGACCAATGCCCGTCGACTGTTGTCCGGCTCCTAG
- a CDS encoding amidohydrolase family protein — protein sequence MEIWDLHSHLSGVPGRTPEERMAALLEAADRMGVSKLCVYMGMNWSYDPTPEDLRKQNDEVLQALQHWSDRCFGFVYLSPKHVQASLDELERCVANGPMVGVKLWVAEHCNAESVDAIVKRATELKAVIFQHTWIKITGNLPGESTPMDLAELAARHPDAKLICGHTGGDWELGIRAIRNSPSVCVDLGGGDPAAGFTEMALRELGPDRVLYGSDVGGRSYSSQLGKVFGATMSNETRRKILAGNLKRLLGPILKDKGIKV from the coding sequence ATGGAAATCTGGGACCTGCATTCGCATCTGTCGGGCGTGCCCGGGCGGACGCCGGAAGAGCGAATGGCCGCCTTGCTCGAGGCGGCCGACCGGATGGGCGTGTCGAAGCTCTGCGTCTACATGGGGATGAACTGGTCCTACGACCCCACCCCCGAAGACCTCAGAAAACAGAACGACGAAGTGCTGCAGGCGCTGCAGCACTGGAGCGACCGCTGTTTCGGATTCGTCTACCTGAGCCCGAAGCATGTGCAGGCCAGCCTCGATGAACTGGAACGCTGCGTGGCCAATGGGCCGATGGTCGGTGTCAAACTCTGGGTCGCCGAGCACTGCAACGCCGAAAGCGTCGACGCGATCGTCAAACGGGCGACCGAACTGAAAGCCGTCATCTTTCAGCACACCTGGATCAAGATCACCGGAAACCTGCCGGGCGAATCGACCCCCATGGACCTCGCCGAACTCGCCGCGCGGCATCCTGACGCAAAGCTGATCTGCGGGCACACCGGCGGCGACTGGGAGTTGGGAATCCGCGCGATCCGCAATTCCCCGAGTGTCTGCGTCGATCTCGGCGGCGGCGATCCCGCGGCCGGCTTCACGGAAATGGCCCTCCGCGAACTCGGGCCCGATCGCGTGCTGTATGGCAGCGACGTGGGTGGGCGGAGCTATTCGTCCCAGCTGGGGAAGGTGTTCGGGGCGACAATGTCGAACGAGACGCGGCGGAAGATTCTGGCCGGCAACCTGAAACGTCTCCTTGGCCCCATCCTGAAAGACAAGGGGATCAAGGTATGA
- a CDS encoding Gfo/Idh/MocA family protein produces MNRRHFLQSSTAALAAGFTATSRGYFANETINVGLIGFGGRCRAIIRPLASIPGTRITAVADVWEQNRQAGKKIADANATIHNDYRELLDRKDIDAVMIASPDHWHVQMTCDACAAGKDVYVEKPLTHDLSEGAKVIAAQNDNRRIVQVGTQQRSMPHIQKAYELVKAGHIGKIHKVHLSWNRQAERGKKGPLGIDPASVDWNRFCGNAPEQPFDEYRFRNWRWFWDFGGGIFTDLMVHWIDVVHWFLDLDHPDTAVALGDWYQKKDMWETPDTVQTLLNYPQQQVQAHFEGTFYNARTASMVEFMGTEATLYIDRGGYQVIPQRKSTVQASEMILGTGARGLDFYDKPDGEMVHVANWVECMRSRKTPTAPAEAGVSAASAAHMANTAMRTGETARWKSA; encoded by the coding sequence ATGAATCGCCGTCACTTCCTCCAGTCCTCCACCGCCGCGTTGGCCGCCGGCTTCACGGCCACTTCCCGCGGCTATTTCGCCAATGAAACGATCAATGTTGGGCTGATCGGGTTCGGAGGCCGCTGTCGCGCGATCATCCGGCCGCTGGCGTCGATCCCCGGAACGCGAATCACTGCCGTCGCCGATGTCTGGGAACAGAATCGCCAGGCCGGAAAGAAGATCGCCGACGCGAACGCGACGATCCACAACGACTACCGCGAGCTGCTCGACCGCAAGGACATTGATGCCGTGATGATCGCGTCGCCCGATCACTGGCATGTGCAGATGACCTGCGACGCCTGTGCGGCCGGCAAGGACGTGTATGTCGAAAAGCCGCTGACGCATGACCTGTCGGAGGGGGCGAAAGTGATCGCCGCCCAGAACGACAACCGCCGCATCGTACAGGTGGGAACGCAGCAGCGCAGCATGCCGCACATCCAGAAGGCCTACGAACTGGTGAAGGCGGGTCACATCGGGAAGATCCACAAGGTTCACCTGTCGTGGAACCGGCAGGCCGAGCGGGGAAAGAAGGGGCCGCTGGGAATCGATCCGGCTTCCGTCGACTGGAATCGGTTCTGCGGAAATGCGCCTGAGCAACCGTTCGACGAGTACCGCTTCCGCAACTGGCGATGGTTCTGGGATTTCGGCGGCGGCATCTTCACTGACCTGATGGTCCACTGGATTGACGTCGTCCACTGGTTCCTCGATCTCGATCATCCCGACACGGCCGTGGCGCTGGGGGACTGGTATCAGAAGAAAGACATGTGGGAGACGCCCGATACGGTGCAGACACTGCTGAATTATCCGCAGCAGCAGGTGCAGGCCCACTTCGAGGGAACGTTCTACAACGCGCGAACCGCCTCGATGGTCGAGTTCATGGGCACGGAAGCGACACTCTACATCGACCGCGGTGGATACCAGGTGATCCCGCAGCGGAAGAGCACCGTACAGGCGAGCGAGATGATCCTCGGGACAGGAGCCCGCGGACTCGACTTCTACGACAAACCGGATGGTGAAATGGTCCACGTCGCCAACTGGGTCGAGTGCATGCGCTCGAGGAAAACGCCCACGGCCCCCGCTGAGGCGGGCGTCAGTGCAGCGTCGGCCGCCCACATGGCGAACACGGCAATGCGGACCGGGGAGACGGCCCGATGGAAATCGGCTTGA
- a CDS encoding alkaline phosphatase family protein, translating into MRVAVCLFAILPLFVAAVNAADAPAGKDRCVVLISLDGLANFYLDDPKAEMPYLKSLIKSGTRSAGTVCTFPTVTWPNHTTMVTGVPAAEHGVLGNDYLDRKTAEKVQLLTDPVFDKDEVVTSPTIYDVAHAAGLKTAGIIWPATRNAKTLDFQVPDMAKDGWQKYGTPTWLEELRQAGIPVDKHGTYCTDSSGGGVLRDWLYTKLADHLFQNHPPNLLLVHLIEVDHIEHKYGPQSPEAYWAVKFIDDRLRDVVESSKKSPYADKTTFVIVSDHGFLPITREIRPNVLLKQAGLITGDGKGPANRQVYSVANGGGCLVYLLDPAKKAELMPKLIEKLGAIEGVDTVITPDRFAELGLASPEKDPRAPDFWLAAKSGYSFSDSIVGDDVVTLRETPGGTHGYLPNQAPLHGTLVLNGYGVKAGGQLPIVSNMDIAPTIAALLGVKMPTAKGKVLKDALH; encoded by the coding sequence ATGCGTGTCGCCGTTTGCCTCTTCGCAATCCTGCCCCTCTTCGTCGCGGCCGTGAACGCGGCCGATGCGCCGGCTGGCAAGGACCGCTGCGTCGTCCTCATCAGCTTGGATGGCCTCGCGAACTTCTATCTCGACGATCCCAAAGCCGAGATGCCGTATCTGAAGTCGCTGATCAAGTCGGGGACAAGATCGGCCGGCACGGTCTGCACTTTCCCCACGGTCACGTGGCCGAACCACACCACGATGGTGACGGGGGTTCCGGCGGCGGAGCATGGGGTGCTTGGCAACGACTACCTCGACCGCAAGACCGCGGAGAAAGTCCAGCTGCTGACCGACCCGGTGTTCGACAAGGACGAGGTCGTGACGTCGCCGACGATCTACGACGTCGCCCACGCAGCGGGGCTGAAGACAGCTGGTATCATCTGGCCTGCAACGCGCAATGCGAAGACGCTGGATTTCCAGGTTCCCGACATGGCGAAGGACGGCTGGCAGAAGTACGGCACGCCGACGTGGCTCGAGGAACTGCGGCAGGCGGGCATTCCCGTCGACAAGCACGGCACTTACTGCACCGACTCTTCCGGGGGGGGCGTCCTCCGCGACTGGCTGTACACGAAGCTGGCCGACCACCTGTTCCAAAACCATCCGCCCAATCTGCTGCTGGTGCATCTGATCGAGGTCGATCACATCGAGCACAAGTACGGACCGCAGAGTCCGGAGGCCTACTGGGCCGTGAAGTTCATCGACGACCGGCTGCGTGACGTGGTCGAGTCGTCGAAGAAATCGCCGTACGCCGACAAGACGACGTTCGTGATCGTCAGCGACCACGGTTTCCTTCCGATCACGCGCGAAATCCGTCCGAACGTGCTGCTGAAACAGGCCGGTTTGATTACGGGCGACGGCAAGGGGCCTGCGAACCGGCAGGTGTACTCAGTTGCCAACGGAGGCGGGTGCCTGGTGTACCTGCTCGACCCGGCGAAGAAGGCCGAGCTGATGCCGAAGCTGATCGAGAAACTGGGAGCGATCGAAGGGGTGGATACAGTGATCACTCCCGACCGGTTCGCGGAACTGGGCCTGGCCTCGCCGGAGAAAGATCCGCGTGCTCCCGATTTCTGGCTCGCCGCGAAGAGCGGATACAGCTTCAGCGATTCGATCGTGGGCGACGACGTCGTCACGCTGCGTGAAACTCCTGGGGGAACGCACGGATACCTGCCGAACCAGGCGCCCTTGCACGGAACGCTGGTCCTGAATGGCTATGGTGTGAAAGCGGGCGGGCAGTTGCCGATCGTTTCCAATATGGACATCGCGCCGACGATCGCCGCCCTGCTTGGCGTCAAGATGCCGACTGCCAAAGGCAAAGTTCTCAAGGACGCCCTTCATTAA
- a CDS encoding DUF1501 domain-containing protein: protein MAPFRSPFGALLGRRDALKIGGAGFLGLNAANALHAADEIARAKSVIFLYQFGGPTHLDTFDMKPDAPEGYRGPLSGIDSSLPGLKVCELLPETAKVMHKVTLIRSVHHSMKNHNSASYCALTGHLPLVDDIRLKDTLELFPAYGSAVDRFCPGSGEMPKFVAYPHIMRDGSVTPGQHASFLGKQHDPLLVLSDPNSTEFGLPELSLPRGVSVDRLQARREMQKLVNAQQRSLDQTAEARGMNEYYEKALGMLNTSRVRDAFDLSRETPKMRDAYGRTTYGQGCLLARRLVEAGVKFVNVYFDQSIGGQKFDAGGWDTHGFNDTRMFPIVKARHMPITDHTLPVLINDLDDRGLLDTTLIVWMGEFGRTPKINANISRDHWPQCYTVLLAGGGVKRGYIHGASDKRGEFPARDPVHIGDLAATMFALMGIDPQTEIRDPLGRPFPVATGNPVREVFA from the coding sequence ATGGCTCCGTTTCGTTCTCCATTCGGGGCCCTGCTCGGCCGCCGCGACGCTCTCAAGATCGGCGGCGCCGGATTCCTGGGTCTCAATGCGGCCAACGCATTGCATGCCGCCGACGAAATCGCCCGGGCCAAATCGGTCATCTTTCTCTACCAGTTCGGCGGGCCGACCCACCTCGATACGTTCGACATGAAGCCGGACGCCCCCGAGGGATACCGCGGACCTCTCAGCGGGATCGATTCCAGCCTTCCGGGGCTGAAGGTCTGCGAGCTGCTGCCGGAGACGGCGAAAGTCATGCACAAGGTGACGCTCATCCGCAGCGTCCACCACAGCATGAAGAACCATAACTCGGCGTCCTATTGCGCACTGACGGGACATCTCCCCCTCGTCGACGACATCCGCCTCAAGGACACCCTCGAGCTTTTCCCCGCCTACGGATCGGCCGTCGATCGATTCTGCCCCGGCTCGGGCGAGATGCCCAAGTTCGTCGCCTACCCGCACATCATGCGCGACGGCTCCGTCACGCCCGGACAGCATGCCAGCTTTCTCGGCAAGCAGCACGATCCGCTGCTGGTGCTGTCCGATCCGAACAGCACCGAGTTCGGACTCCCCGAACTGAGCCTCCCGCGCGGTGTCTCGGTCGACCGCCTCCAGGCTCGACGCGAGATGCAGAAACTCGTCAACGCCCAGCAGCGGTCGCTCGACCAGACGGCCGAAGCCCGGGGCATGAACGAGTACTACGAAAAAGCGCTCGGCATGCTCAACACGTCCCGCGTGCGGGATGCGTTCGACCTCTCGCGCGAGACCCCGAAGATGCGCGACGCCTACGGGCGGACCACCTACGGGCAGGGATGTCTCCTGGCCCGCCGGCTCGTGGAAGCCGGCGTGAAGTTCGTGAACGTCTATTTCGATCAGTCGATTGGCGGTCAGAAATTCGACGCCGGAGGCTGGGACACGCACGGGTTCAACGACACCCGCATGTTCCCGATCGTCAAGGCACGCCACATGCCGATCACCGATCACACGCTCCCCGTCCTGATCAACGACCTCGACGACCGTGGCCTGCTCGACACCACGCTCATTGTCTGGATGGGGGAATTCGGCCGGACCCCGAAGATCAACGCCAACATCAGCCGCGATCACTGGCCGCAGTGTTACACCGTCCTGCTGGCCGGCGGCGGCGTGAAACGCGGCTACATTCACGGCGCCTCGGACAAACGGGGCGAGTTCCCCGCGCGCGATCCCGTCCACATCGGCGACCTCGCCGCCACGATGTTCGCCCTCATGGGCATCGACCCGCAGACCGAAATCCGAGACCCGCTGGGGAGGCCTTTTCCGGTGGCGACGGGGAACCCGGTGAGGGAGGTCTTTGCCTGA